CTGCCGTTTTGCAGCCACGTGCAATTAAAATTTTCGCTGCAATCGTGGATACACCTAATTGTGAAGTTAGTTGTTCGATTAGTTGTTGTTCTGGCTCATCAATTGTCCAAAGTTTTTGTGATTGTATCATGTAAAATTCACTTCCTCATGCAGTACATTATACAAAAAATAAAGGTTCTTTCACAAAGATTCTTTTCCAATCGCGAAATAAAAAGATGCTTTGCTAAATTTTCAGCAAAACATCTGTTACGCATTATTTGTGCAGGTCTACATTGGATTCTGTATCTGGAAGCTCTTCTACAACAAACGCAGAAGCTCCTCGTTCACGTAATTCTCCTTTTAAACGAAGAATTTCATTATCCTTTTCATTAACTAATGTACGCGCACTTTCTAGCTCTTTACGGACAGCTTTCGTTTGATTTTGACTGCTCAGCATACGGAACGCCGAGAAGCAAAAGCTAATGATAAAGCCAACTAACATCGACCCTAAAATTACAAGAATTAATGGCCAATACGCTTCTCCAAATACATAATCTACCGGAACCTTGTCAACGTTTACGGTTGCGAAAATCGCGATAATTATCGCAAAAATAAGTCCAATTACTAATGTCCATTGTATTTTCATTATCT
The sequence above is a segment of the Solibacillus sp. FSL H8-0523 genome. Coding sequences within it:
- a CDS encoding lipopolysaccharide assembly protein LapA domain-containing protein, with the translated sequence MKIQWTLVIGLIFAIIIAIFATVNVDKVPVDYVFGEAYWPLILVILGSMLVGFIISFCFSAFRMLSSQNQTKAVRKELESARTLVNEKDNEILRLKGELRERGASAFVVEELPDTESNVDLHK